The bacterium genome includes the window TAATATATATTTAGCCATAGGGATATCAGAGTTTTACGGGCAAGATATAGAAGAGATTGGAAGTCCTGCTATTCCTATCGTAGTAAGAGAATTTGCTAATAGGAGAAATTGGAAGACAAGATTCTATTTAGGAAGCTTACTTGAAAGGTTGGTAGAAATCAGGGATAAAGAAGGATATTTTCTTAGACACAATACTCATACTGAATACAGTAACAATGTAGCTCAAGTTTTAGGGAAGATATTAGAGAATAAGAGGGAAAATATGTGGATAAGATGTGGAGCAGCAAAGGGGTTAATTGCAGGAGGAGATAAGGCTATTGAACCTCTGGTAAGGGTATTAAGAACTATTCCTTTAGTAGATGATGAAAAGTCTAATCAAAAAGATAAGATGAGAAAGAATTTCTGTGGTAGGGAGCATTTCTGTCGTAGTGTATTGTATTCATTAGGAAATTTATTAGAAAACTCAGAGGATAAAAGATTAATAGAAGAGGCAATAGATGCAATAAAGGATAAATTATATGATAAGAGCTTGAACTCGATGATGGGAATAAGTGTTATAGGTGCGTTGGGAGGGGGGTATTTAGTAAAAGAGCAAGAGATATATTAATAGATGCGTTAAAGAATCATGAATATGGACATATCAAAACACAAGTTCCAGGAGCTTTGGGATTTGTATATAATCGTATTACAGACGAGGATGAAAAAGAGAGAATAGTGGATGCATTAATAGAGGCAGCCACAGGAGGTTCATTAGAGGTTGAAGGATTTAGTGGTATAATACCAGGTCATAGGAATATATTTGCTATTGAGATCTTAGGTAAGATAAAGGCGAAAAAGGCGGTTGAACCATTGATAGAGGCGTTGAAGGATGAAAATGAACAGGTTCGAAGGGATACAGCAAGAGCATTAGCTAATATAGGTGATAAAAGAGTAGTGGAACCACTAATAGAATCTTTTAGAAGAGAAGAAAGTTGGGGTTGTAAAAGAATTATCGCATGGCAATTAGCTAAATTAGATGATAAAAGAGTAATTGAACCATTAGAAGAAGCTTTATCTGACCCAAAGAATGAAAAGATTAAAGGAGACTTAGCACTTGCATTAGGCAACATTGGAGATAAAAAGACGGTTGATTTGTTAATAGAGGTATTGGATGATGCAATAAAGGATAAGGATGAAATGGTAACATATGGTTGTTCTTTTGCACTATGTAAAATAGGGGATGAAAAGGCAATTCCATATGTAGAAAAGGCATTAAGGGAAGGAACATGGGATTATCACAAGGATTGGGTAGCAAAAGAATTAAAAAAATTAAAAGGCAAAGATTAATAAATATTAATCCTTGCCTAAAAAGAGGAGGATATCAAAAATGGTTAAAAAAGTATCTTTATTAGGGTTGATTGGGTTATTGTTAGTAGTAGGAACTTCTGGCTATGCAGAGGTAAAACCAACATGGGAAATAGGGGATGCGGTATTTAGGCCCTTGCGTTTACCTCT containing:
- a CDS encoding HEAT repeat domain-containing protein is translated as MGFVYNRITDEDEKERIVDALIEAATGGSLEVEGFSGIIPGHRNIFAIEILGKIKAKKAVEPLIEALKDENEQVRRDTARALANIGDKRVVEPLIESFRREESWGCKRIIAWQLAKLDDKRVIEPLEEALSDPKNEKIKGDLALALGNIGDKKTVDLLIEVLDDAIKDKDEMVTYGCSFALCKIGDEKAIPYVEKALREGTWDYHKDWVAKELKKLKGKD